Below is a genomic region from Demequina sp..
TGACGCTGGTCCACGCGGTGTCCCCGCTGGCCCAGGAACAGCGCGGCGTCCGTGGCCGGTCGCGCAAGCTGTGGGCGTCCGCGAGAGAGCCACTCGAGCACGGCTCGCTTCGCCGGGACGCCGAACGGGACCACTCGCTCCTTCGCGCCCTTGCCGAGCACGCGCACGAGCCGTTGGTCGAGGTTCACGTCGCGAACGTCGAGGCCCGCAAGCTCGCCGACGCGCATTCCCGTCGCGTACAGGAGTTCCGCGACGGCCCAGTCCCGCAGGTGGATCGGGTCGGAGTCATCGCTGCGACGCTCGGCGGCCTCGAGGAGCGTCACCACGTCGTCGGGTGAGATGACGGTGGGGACGGTCACCGTCGGCTTTGCGGACGCCAGGCGAAGCGCCGGGTTGGAGCCCACGCGACCCGTGTCCGCCGCCCACGAGAAGAAGGCGCGGCACGCGGCGCCGCGGCGGGCCAGCGTGGTGCGCGATAGCCCGTCGGTGGACATCGCCGCGAGCCAGCCGCGCAGGTCCGCGAGCGTGGTCGCGGTGAGGGCGTCATCGATGCCCATTGCCTCGCCCGAAACCGCGGCCACATAGGCCGCGAGGTGCATGAGGTCGCCGTGGTAGGCGCGCACGGTGTTTTCCGAGAGTCCGCGCTGGTGGCGCAGGTACCTCTCGAAGTCGACGAGCATCCCGCTCGTCATAACCGTGGATGACATGGGCACAATCTGGCACCGTCACACCAGTCAAATCAATACCTTCAGTCACATTTGTCACATGAATCACAGGAGTAACGCGATTTCTGGGGTATTTTGTCCTAGTTTGTGGAAGTTTTGTTTCGACGCCACACTCCACCGACCTGGCTCGCCTTGCCCTCGAGCTCGAGTC
It encodes:
- a CDS encoding tyrosine recombinase XerC, producing the protein MSSTVMTSGMLVDFERYLRHQRGLSENTVRAYHGDLMHLAAYVAAVSGEAMGIDDALTATTLADLRGWLAAMSTDGLSRTTLARRGAACRAFFSWAADTGRVGSNPALRLASAKPTVTVPTVISPDDVVTLLEAAERRSDDSDPIHLRDWAVAELLYATGMRVGELAGLDVRDVNLDQRLVRVLGKGAKERVVPFGVPAKRAVLEWLSRGRPQLARPATDAALFLGQRGHRVDQRQVRAAIHNLCRLAGIDDIAPHGLRHTAATHLLTGGSDLRSVQEVLGHASLTTTQRYTHVSAERLRATYQLAHPRA